Part of the Girardinichthys multiradiatus isolate DD_20200921_A chromosome 14, DD_fGirMul_XY1, whole genome shotgun sequence genome is shown below.
tcaacatgaaaaccaTTAACTACGCAGTTTTAGTTTCTTAATGAGGCACAAATTTAACGCACAAATTGCATCCATTAGCAGGCGTGttaacggtgctgaatgcaggagttgtagccatatATCTGAGGCTGACCAAAATTGTGCAAATTGTCCCTTGCACTTCACATCACAAATTTTACAGCGACCGTGATCTGTTTGAGccttcaaaccttagccattttcctctctagtgtggattctcatgtgtctgtttaaatgtcctatttggctaaatctttgtccacatagatcacaacagaaaggtttctgaccagtgtggattctcatgtgtgtgtttaaatgtccttttcggctaaatatttgtccacatagatcacaacagaaaggtttctgaccagtgtggattctcatgtgtgtgtttaaatgtccttttcggctaaatatttgtccacatagatcacaacagaaaggtttctgtccactGTGGATTCTCGTGTGTgagtttaaacttgatttatggctaaatctgtgtccacatagatcacaacagaaaggtttctgtccagtgtggatgctcatgtgtgtgtataaatgtccttttcggctaaatctttgtccacatagatcacaacagaaaggtttctgtccactGTGGatgctcatgtgtgtgtttaaacttgatttatggctaaatctgtgtccacatagatcacaacagaaaggtttctgtccactgtggattctcatgtgtgtgtttaaacttgatttatggctaaatctttgtccacatagatcacaacagaaaggtttctgttcaGTGTGGatgctcatgtgtgtgtttaaatgtccttttcggctaaatctttgtccacatagatcacaacagaaaggtttctgtccactgtggattctcatgtgtgtgtttaaacttcctttttggctaaatctttgtccacaaagatcacaacaaaacggtttctgtccagtgtggatgctcatgtgtgtgtttaaaggtccttttcggctaaatctgtgtccacatagatcacaacagaaaggtttctgtccactgtggattctcatgtgtctgtttaaactttctttttcagtaaatctttgtccacatagatcacaacaaaacggtttctgtccagtgtggattctcatgtgtctgtttaaatgtccttttcggctaaatctgtgtccacatagatcacaacagaaaggtttctgtccagtgtggattctcatgtgtgtgtttaaacttgatttatggctacatctttgtccacatagatcacaacagaaaggtttcagaccagtgtggattctcatgtgtctctttaaagtgcattttccaataaaggttttaccacagtcttcacagctaaactttactcctgtctggactttctttggcaattccacatttttcttctctgtgaaacagTTCTTCCTATCCAGCGAGCTTAACGATCCTATTTCTGAATTTttcatgtctttctgaagaaagccacggtgaacaaattgttcagcaaactcaggaaagctaaaaggtttgttaatgtttccatcatcggccttttcatccttctcagtgtcttcagtttctgaggaaatgAAACCATCTCCATGATCTTGTATTCTGATGGATTCTTGTCCTCCATCGATGTCTTCTGGAAGCgctctgcctttaatttggtcttgataaagctgtgagagcagaggggactgttcatcatcctcactctttatgggagtagtagtgactggaaacctgatggcatcaatctcctccttcccattgagctgctctcccccccgactggtgtagacctcctcctgttccttctttATGTGGTGGGGCTTTGGGTCATGTAGGCCAGCACAAGGTCTGTGCTTTACAGGAGCTGCTTCTTTAACCATCAGCATCAgcttaacatctgcaggaaacactgaaacacatcatgcatattagaaagttttttaacttcagcctggactgagtgactttttaataaagatatatttaggtactttggttacattaaattctttgatttaattaccatttattcttatccttttattttgcattgttgcttcttatgtctgttgatttatgtcatgatctgttcacttattctcaacaaccatatactgaaaccattttagtcttttttgtcTCCATCTCGCTTGTCTACGATTGTTTACAGTGTGCCGCATAATTAATCTTTTTAACTAGTTTCTATGTGGAATAATCAGGTTTTAAAGCAGGTATAATAAGCAATGAACATATCAACCTTTTCTCAActtaatataaattttaaaaacaatgacatagaattcacaccagatgttggcaactatcaaatactcctcatataataagaaattaaagccaattattccacaaagaaagttaagggtaaaaacttggaatgacacagagaataaggatttaacccatgaagaaatggatgtctgaaggtgtataaaaagccaaacaaccatattaaatctgtcagcatttaaaaagcatcttttatatgtttaaatcaatatcagctggtttaaaaCTTATTGATACCCTATAAGAAGGTTTCTTATTACTAAAGTATTGCACAGAGGGATACAACTGGCAAAAGCAAAGAGACCTTCACAAAAAGGTCTTACTATTGCAAAACATATTAATGGCAAtgattacagctgcatttctaagcTTCTGACTGTTCCAGTGAGCGCTGCTGCAACCATAATCCTGAAGTGGAAAGGACAATTTCACCGTAGACCAGTCAAAGTCAGGTGCCCCTAGAAAGACGTCTGGTCTTCTGGTTTAAGGTAGctataattaaacctttacttaagaaaccttcgcttgatcgagatgacttgaaaaattacagacctatatccaatcttccattcttatccaaaattcttgagaaaatagttgctaatcaaatgtgtgaacatttatacagcaatgacctgtttgaagagtttcagtcaggtttcagagctcatcatagcactgaaacagctctgctgaaagtcactaatgatattcttatggcctcagataatggacttgtgtctgtactggttctgttagatctcagtgctgcatttgatccagtcgaccataatattctcttagaaaggctggaatatgttgtagggatcaggggaacagcgctaggctggtttaaagcttatctgtctgacagattccagtttgttcatgtaaatgataaatcatcttcaaactccagggttaattgtggagtaccacagggttcagtacttgggccaattctctttactatatatatgcttgcaataggtcaaattatcaggcagcataagaTAACATTTCCCTGTTAtgttgatgatactcagctttacttatccacaaatcctgatgagcccaaccagttagatagactacaagcatgtcttgaagacataaaaacttggatgactttaaattttctgcttctaaattcagactaGACAggagttgtcgtctttggaccggagtctttaaaaaagaaactgctcagtcaatcacttaacttggatggcattaaattggcctccggtaataaagtaaaaaaccttggtgttattttcgactaggacatgtcatttaaatcccatattaaaacaggtttctaggacttccttctttcattgccaaaattagaaatacccTACTCACGAGTGAGTAGGGTATTTCTGAGTAGGGTAAGTTGTAGGGTGAGTAGGGtactctgtctacttttaaggacaggcttaaaactttcctttttgataaaacttatagttagagtggcttaggttatcaaggagggagccttcctccctctctgATAAATCAGTCCGTTATATTTATCAGTTATAAtaagtctgacagagggaggtatcccaatccttgtggtttttagtataacaatgaccatcagtgggaccgtgacttgagacgacattgttgtaaataagcgccgtttaactaaataatctgaactgaaactatctgtgtagttatgctgctatagccttaggctgctgaaggacataatgaccactttcaccctctttgctacattctcacactactctccaattttgcattatttgctgttatttcagcttttaaccttgttctctctcttttctcttcctagaagctacacctggcctgactctgtgtctacctgtgacacctttctggagaggggattcgtccgagcttctgctggcaacaacttaatgctcaccctctaccgatgatccacatggccctgtctttcagtgtttaaccctttctctctcctagacatggcgattgactgagcttctactgtgactaactatgtgctctctttcagactctaaccttgaaaactggctcagagtttatctgttctttctttctagatgaaacgactaaaggagctacaaccattaacatttacttttccttccttaaatcaaacaatttaaataaataactgaattgactgcactgtttgaaagtcaggattaattgaaatataTGTACCCGACtttaaatctgtatgatttgattgaattgactttgtaaattgccttaagatgacatgtgttgtgaattggcgcaatataaataaaactgaattctgaCAAAGGAGTCAAAAGAATAATCAAACAAGTTGTCCAAGAGTCAAGGAGCATTCACCTGAGGTAAGGAATTTAtccggtgctagaagaaaaatgataagtaCTCCAAGAAAACTAATCTAATAGGTCACAACAAAACCCAGGACAACATCTAAACCACTGAAGGCATGACATTCCTTATTTAAAGTCAGTGTTCTAGactgaacaataagaaagaccCTGGTTTAAAATGGCATTAATGGAAAGATTCTATGGCAAAAAAAGCACGAAAGTGTCATCTCCCATTGACTAAGTTAAACATGATGGAGATAAACCACCATGTACACaaccacacctaagggcaatttaaccCAGTCAGGGTCAGAATTGTGAAATTCGTGGGGCGGCTTCCCTTAAAATAGCGAAAACAGGCTTAGACATATAAAATTTAGCAGCTTATGTACAGCTTTTTAAATGGTTGGCTCAAATATTTACGATTATGATTTACATAAATTCTTCTTAAAGTAACACGCTTTGTCAATCACACGAAAGCTTGGAGTATTTGACCAATCAAATGCTGTGTTTGGCTATTTGGATGGATCTCTTTACATTAGATGCCAGCCCCCTATGTAGACGTGAGTGGATAGCAAAGAACTAAGCAGTTTTAGTGAGAGTTTCAATGGCTGAGAGCAAGAAGAGTGAGGAAACTGTAAGTAACGAAGAACTcatagtttaaaaaaactgcACGTTTCTTTACAAACTGAGGTACTCTGCAAGGCATGCTGAATGCATGTAACAACTACGAGAGGAAACACGATGAATCTTCATTGTCACCTCCAATACAACCACAAAGACCTGTATGAGGAGTTTCAAAAAGCAAGCGCTAGCAAAGTAAAAGTTGCAAACTTTACGATAAGTCAGAGTACAACAGTCCAGCTGACGTCCACGTATCACTACTTATGAGAAAACATCGAAGCGACACAAAGGCATAACTGAGGCCATTGCACGTTATTTGGCTAAGGACATGATGCCCATGAATACAGTGAGCTGGGAAGGTTTAGTCAGTCTGATAAACACATTGGACTGAAGATGCCACATCCCGTCACGTTATTACTTTTCCAATTTTGCCATTCCGCAAATGTACGAAATATGCTGTAACACAGTAAAATCCGAACTGAGCCAAGCTGAATACTACGCAAGTACTACAGACCTTTGGTCAAGTTGCACAACAGAACCATACATGAGTTTTACTGTGCACTTCCTCACCGAAGGCTTTGAACTAAAAACAGTGTCTAGAGCCTGTGTATTTTCCAGAGTCGCACACCAGTGAAAATATATCCCTTGGATTACGTGAGGTGTTGTCCAGCTGGGATCTTCAAGAAGACCAACAAGTATGTATCACCTTGGACCATGGTGCCAACATTGTGAAAGCTACAGAACTAAACAACTGGGTCCAGATTCAGTCTTTTGGATACAGACTGCACCTTGCAATCAGTAAGTTAATGGCTGTAGCAAAAAACACATCTGTAAAGGTGTTCTAcataatcaaatcaaatcatagCTCTAATAgatttaaatgaatatttttactaTATTATTGATGAGGATAGTGCTCAATTtgtcatgattttgttttcttttgttattgTATTGAAACTAATGTGAGAGAATGGAGTGGAGAGACCACAGTGTACATAAACAGATACATTTATGAAACTGATACTGTAGTGCAGTATAAAAGAcattaaacagataaaaaaataaacagcagatACAGTATTGGACAGCATGCTGCCTTACAATTAATTGAATTTCACatcatttgtttttagttttaattcaaattattatattattatatatatatatatatagggttAAGGTTatgaatgaattaaaaaaaatgtgatatatgtatatcacgataattaaagtttgtttatttatttatgttattttctctgttctagGAAAGAAGCTGATCCAGAGGCCCAGACCAATGATCCACCCAGTGCCACCATGAAGAAGGCAAAGAAATCACTGGGCAGTTTCTTCAAGACAGCACCACTTCCTGCCTCATCTTTTGTGCAACTTTCACAAGCTGTAGAAGCTGAGCTTAACAGTTACTTGCTGTCCCCTGCCATAGACAGTGAGGGAGACCCCTTGGTATGGCAGAAACTCCACCAAATTACTTTCCCACAGCTGAGAAAGCTAGCAAGAAAGTATCTCTGCATACCTGCAAGTAGTTCACCTTCAGAGAGACTTTTTGATACATCAGGAAATATAACAACATGTCAGCACACATGTATAAAACCTTGCAAAGTGAACatgttgggtttttctttttaaccaaGAACCTGCCCTAATAAAACATTCACTCAGGATGAGAGACAGAGAAACAccataaataaaactataatttaGTTCACCACACaatgaaatgaacacattcatcaataagttcagttcagaaacaagctcagcaccctcctctcctgctcacagccaaacagaacctacaccctcctttgacccacagctgtccagtaacacctcaaatatcttttcttccacctcagccatggacccttctgcttctacatgtttgtcttcaaccaaatcagaagatgctgatgctccctttgcctccagcttccacctgtgtgtctcaagaagtcagttaaaaaaaaaaaacaactggagagactgaaccagaataaggctgcaggtccagatcatgtcagccctagagtccagAAATCCTGTTCAGAGAAGCTCCAgactctccagaaaggtgtcacaggtagacacagagtcaggccaggtgtagcttctaggaagagaaaagagagaacaaagttaaaagctgaaataagagcaaataatgcaaaattggagagtagtgtgagaatgtagcgaagagggtgaaagtggtcgttatgtcctccagcagcctaagcctatagcagcataactacacagatagtttcagttcagattatttagttaaacggcgcttatttaccacaatgtcgtctcaaggaaccccacaaagggtcccactgatggtcattgttatactaaaaaccacaaggattgggatacctctctctgtcaaactgattataaccatcggaaaagagaaggggtcatacaggtagcagaaatggagggtgtgtttggacctcaaccataactgagccggtttaggctaaacctgactccctcttactccaaccaacaggaagggagggaggctccttccctgataaactaagccactataactataagctttatcaaaagggaaagttttaagcctagccttaaaagtagacagggtgtctgcctcacggactaaaactgggagctggttccacaggagaggagcctgataactaaaggatctgcctcccattctacttctagagactctaggaaccaccagtaaacctgcagtctgagaacaaagtgctctgttaggaacatatggaacaatcagatctctgatgtatgatggagctagatcattaaaagctttatatgtgaggaggagaattttaaattctattctggatttaacagggagccaatgaagggaaactaaaataggagaaatatgatctctttttaattttcatcagaactcttgctgcatcattttgaatcagctgaaggcttttaactgcattttgtggacatcctgatagtaaagaattacaatagtccagccttgtagtccagttttatattttagattgccTAAAAtggccgccctttgctgtgatgactgaattattaacctttggccgtctctcaatgaacctttGGTAAGTTATTAAGAGAGCAAAGAAGTAATCACAGGAAAAAACATTGATGAAAACGAAATTATAGCTTTTATAGAAgctgtaaatgtaaaataaagctgtaatttaaaattagttCTTTCACATTTTTCGTTTACAACATAACTCTTTGTTCCTTCAAAGTCTTgttgcctttagtgagaatctacaatgtaaatagtcatgaaaataaagagacccatgaactgagaaaatgtatctaaaacttttgactggtagtgtgatatataaactttattgaatatatcaaaacaacatccagccgtTTGTATTATAACATCtcagatgtttcaaacatttcttcaacatgaaaacccttAACTACGCAGATTTAGTTTTCTTAATAAGGCACAAATGTAACGCACAAATTGCATCCATTAGCAGGCGTGTTAACGGTGCTGAATGAAGGAGTTGTAGCCATATATCTGAGGCTGACCAAAATTGTGCAAATTGTccactggccttgcacttcacatCACAAATTTTACAACGACCGTAATCTGTTTGAGcgttcaaaccttagccattttcctctctagtgtggattctcatgtgtgtgtttaaacttgatttatggctaaatctttgtccacatagatcacaacagaaaggtttctgtccagtgtggattctcatgtgtttttttaaacttcccTTTTCAGTGaatctgtgtccacatagatcacaacagaatggtttctgtccagtgtggattctcatgtgtttttttaaacttcctttttcagtaaatctgtgtccacatatatcacaacagaaaggtttctgtccagtgtggattctcatgtgtttttttaaacttcctttttcagtaaatctgtgtccacatatatcacaacagaaaggtttctgtccagtgtggattctcatgtgtgtgtttaaatgtcctttttgcctaaatctttgtccacatagatcacaacagaaaggtttctgtccagtgtggattctcatgtgtctctTTAAACTTACTTTTCGGGTAAATCTTTGTTCACATAGATCACAAAAGAAAGGTTTCTGTTCAGTGTGGatgttcatgtgtgtgtttaaaattgATTTACGGCTAAatttttgtccacatagatcacaacagaaaggtttctgtccactgtggattctcatgtgtctgtttaaatttgatttatggctaaatctttttccacatagatcacaacagaaacatttctgttcaGCGTGGgtgctcatgtgtgtgtttacgcctcctttt
Proteins encoded:
- the LOC124881025 gene encoding gastrula zinc finger protein XlCGF8.2DB-like, with protein sequence GQKPFCCDLCGQRFSQKGSLNTHMRIHSGQKPFCCDLCGQRFSRKGHLNTHMSIHTEQKPFCCDLCGQRFSHKSSLNTHMRIHSGQKPFCCDLCGHRFSHKSSLNTHMSIHSGQKPFCCDLCGQRFSRKGHLYTHMSIHTGQKPFCCDLCGHRFSHKSSLNSHTRIHSGQKPFCCDLCGQIFSRKGHLNTHMRIHTGQKPFCCDLCGQIF